A stretch of Sinimarinibacterium sp. NLF-5-8 DNA encodes these proteins:
- a CDS encoding SCP2 domain-containing protein, with protein sequence MAAPAMLCAGMEIALNGHLALEAEALAQCAALQNQVIELHTESPDWSFFLEFHPGGVRVLNACARKPDVRVSSALRTLFQLLMNAARGDEQIPPGLKVEGDVAPLQRFARALARAGFDAEEFAARFVGEAMAHRAVSGLRGLLGWSRHSMAILGTDTAEYLREETRDLARGADVYEWAGEVDQMRDAVETLDARLRRLEARTRP encoded by the coding sequence ATGGCCGCGCCGGCAATGCTCTGCGCGGGCATGGAAATCGCGCTCAACGGTCATCTGGCACTGGAGGCCGAAGCACTGGCGCAATGCGCGGCGCTGCAAAATCAGGTCATCGAGCTGCATACCGAGTCGCCGGATTGGTCATTCTTTTTGGAGTTTCATCCCGGCGGCGTGCGGGTTTTGAACGCTTGCGCGCGCAAACCCGATGTGCGCGTCAGCAGCGCACTGCGCACCTTGTTTCAACTGCTGATGAACGCCGCGCGCGGTGATGAGCAAATCCCGCCGGGCTTGAAGGTGGAAGGCGATGTTGCCCCGCTGCAACGCTTTGCGCGCGCGCTGGCGCGGGCGGGTTTTGATGCCGAGGAGTTTGCCGCGCGCTTTGTCGGCGAGGCGATGGCGCACCGTGCGGTCAGCGGCCTGCGCGGCCTGCTCGGCTGGAGCCGCCACAGCATGGCGATTTTAGGCACCGATACCGCCGAATACCTGCGCGAAGAAACCCGCGATCTGGCGCGCGGTGCCGATGTTTATGAATGGGCCGGTGAGGTGGATCAAATGCGCGATGCGGTGGAAACACTGGATGCGCGCCTGCGTCGCCTGGAAGCGAGAACCCGCCCATGA
- the ubiE gene encoding bifunctional demethylmenaquinone methyltransferase/2-methoxy-6-polyprenyl-1,4-benzoquinol methylase UbiE, which translates to MASDEQRNKNGAGLTHFGYQQVRVDEKQSRVAGVFTSVAHRYDVMNDLMSMGIHRLWKRFAISLAGVRAGEKVLDVAGGTGDLTRAFARAVGTNGQVILTDINAAMLAEGRRSLLDKGTAGVPLVQANAEKLPFADNSFDCITISFGLRNVTDKDAALRSMQRCLKPGGRLLVLEFSKPLLEPLARAYDQYSFKVLPLLGRIVANDEDSYRYLAESIRMHPDQDTLKGMMENAGLSRVQVYNMTGGIVAVHRGFKL; encoded by the coding sequence ATGGCTTCTGACGAACAGCGCAACAAAAACGGCGCAGGCTTGACTCATTTTGGTTACCAGCAAGTGCGCGTGGATGAAAAACAATCCCGCGTTGCTGGCGTGTTTACCTCAGTCGCGCATCGTTATGACGTGATGAACGATCTGATGTCGATGGGCATTCATCGGCTGTGGAAACGCTTTGCCATCAGCCTCGCCGGGGTGCGCGCGGGGGAAAAGGTTCTGGATGTGGCCGGTGGCACCGGTGATCTGACCCGCGCATTTGCGCGTGCGGTCGGCACCAATGGGCAGGTGATTCTCACCGACATCAACGCCGCGATGCTGGCCGAAGGTCGCCGCAGCTTGCTTGACAAAGGCACGGCAGGCGTGCCGCTGGTGCAGGCCAATGCTGAAAAACTGCCGTTTGCTGACAACAGCTTTGACTGCATCACCATCAGTTTTGGTCTGCGCAACGTCACCGATAAAGACGCGGCGCTGCGGTCGATGCAGCGCTGCCTGAAACCCGGCGGGCGCTTGCTGGTGCTGGAGTTTTCCAAGCCGCTGCTGGAGCCGCTGGCGCGCGCGTATGACCAATATTCTTTCAAGGTGCTGCCGCTGCTGGGGCGTATCGTTGCCAACGATGAGGATTCGTATCGCTACCTGGCCGAATCCATCCGCATGCACCCCGATCAGGACACGCTCAAGGGCATGATGGAAAACGCCGGTCTGTCGCGCGTGCAGGTGTACAACATGACCGGCGGCATCGTCGCTGTGCATCGCGGGTTCAAACTCTGA
- a CDS encoding acyl-CoA dehydrogenase family protein: MNITHEHQELYRTTKKFVQEQINPHVKEWEAAGIWPAREVLKKMGDLGLLGVSKPVAYGGLGLDYSYEVMFAQALGNIQCGGIPMAIGVQTDMATPALARFGSDELRKQYLVPAISGDMCVSIAVSEAGAGSDVAGIKTTAVKDGDDYVINGSKMWITNGTQSDWACVLANTSEGKPHLNKSLIIVPMDAPGIDRKTRLDKLGMRSSDTAMIFFDNVRVPRRNLIGQEGMGFMYQMMQFQEERLFGAASGIDGLLNLIDETIDYTRQRQAFGMPLIDNQYMHFKIAELRTEVEALKALVYQTTGEYISGKHTPEHIAMLASMCKLKIGRVSREVTDGLLQFWGGQGYMWDSNVARAYRDTRLISIGGGADEIMLGIICKAMGILPKKKKG, encoded by the coding sequence ATGAACATTACTCACGAACACCAAGAGCTCTACCGCACCACCAAGAAGTTTGTGCAGGAACAAATCAATCCCCACGTCAAGGAGTGGGAAGCCGCCGGCATCTGGCCCGCGCGCGAAGTGCTTAAAAAAATGGGGGATCTGGGGCTGCTTGGCGTTAGCAAGCCGGTGGCTTATGGCGGCCTGGGGCTGGATTACAGCTACGAGGTGATGTTTGCGCAGGCGCTCGGCAACATCCAGTGTGGCGGTATCCCCATGGCCATTGGCGTGCAAACCGACATGGCCACGCCCGCGCTCGCGCGCTTTGGCTCCGATGAACTGCGCAAGCAATATCTAGTGCCCGCCATCAGCGGCGATATGTGCGTGTCCATCGCCGTGTCCGAAGCCGGTGCTGGCTCTGACGTGGCCGGGATCAAAACCACGGCGGTCAAGGATGGCGACGATTACGTCATCAACGGCTCCAAAATGTGGATCACCAACGGCACCCAGTCCGATTGGGCCTGCGTGCTCGCCAACACCAGTGAGGGCAAGCCGCACCTGAATAAAAGCCTGATCATCGTGCCGATGGACGCCCCGGGCATCGACCGCAAAACCCGCCTCGACAAACTCGGCATGCGCTCATCCGACACCGCCATGATCTTTTTTGACAACGTGCGCGTGCCGCGCCGCAACCTGATCGGCCAGGAAGGCATGGGCTTCATGTACCAGATGATGCAGTTTCAGGAAGAACGCCTGTTCGGTGCCGCCAGCGGCATCGACGGCCTGCTCAATCTGATTGACGAAACCATCGACTACACACGCCAGCGCCAGGCGTTTGGCATGCCGCTGATCGACAACCAATACATGCACTTCAAAATCGCCGAACTGCGCACCGAAGTCGAAGCGCTCAAGGCGCTGGTCTACCAAACCACCGGCGAATACATCAGCGGCAAACACACGCCCGAGCACATCGCCATGCTCGCCTCCATGTGCAAACTCAAAATTGGCCGCGTCAGCCGTGAAGTCACCGACGGCCTGCTGCAATTCTGGGGCGGCCAGGGCTATATGTGGGACAGCAACGTCGCCCGCGCCTACCGCGACACCCGCCTGATCTCCATCGGCGGCGGTGCCGACGAAATCATGCTCGGCATCATCTGCAAGGCGATGGGGATTTTGCCTAAGAAGAAAAAGGGTTGA
- a CDS encoding glutaminyl-peptide cyclotransferase encodes MQIGSMRIWIYGCALLLCAQLGWAAPTLQWQVAAQYPHDTRHFTQGLELVNGQLLESTGLYGQSAVYLKELKTGAVLHQRRLPASWFGEGITVWGTRALLLTWREHLAYWLDLSAADPLKPLTPVRYASEGWGATHDETHIITSDGSAELRFRNPEDLSVQRIVSVREGQTPIAKLNELEWVRGEVLANVWETDRIAIINPENGQVRAWLDLADLKQRLEKPATWNPVEHVLNGIAFDETSGLLYVTGKCWPTLFALKVEGIYQ; translated from the coding sequence ATGCAAATCGGGTCAATGCGAATCTGGATTTATGGCTGCGCGCTGCTGCTGTGCGCGCAACTGGGTTGGGCAGCGCCGACGCTGCAATGGCAGGTGGCCGCGCAATATCCCCACGACACCCGCCACTTCACCCAGGGGCTGGAACTGGTCAACGGCCAGCTTTTGGAAAGCACCGGGCTGTACGGGCAATCTGCCGTTTACCTCAAAGAACTCAAAACCGGCGCCGTGCTGCACCAACGGCGTCTGCCGGCCAGCTGGTTTGGCGAGGGCATCACCGTCTGGGGTACGCGCGCACTGCTGCTGACCTGGCGTGAACACCTTGCCTATTGGCTGGATTTGTCTGCCGCCGATCCACTCAAGCCGTTAACGCCAGTGCGCTACGCCAGCGAAGGCTGGGGTGCAACGCATGACGAGACCCACATCATCACCAGCGACGGCAGCGCCGAACTGCGCTTTCGCAACCCCGAGGATTTGTCGGTGCAGCGCATCGTCAGCGTGCGCGAGGGGCAAACGCCCATTGCCAAGCTCAACGAGCTGGAATGGGTGCGCGGCGAGGTGTTGGCCAATGTGTGGGAAACCGACCGCATCGCCATCATCAATCCCGAAAATGGTCAGGTGCGCGCGTGGCTGGATCTGGCCGATCTCAAACAGCGCCTTGAAAAACCCGCCACATGGAACCCTGTTGAGCATGTGCTCAACGGCATTGCCTTTGATGAAACCAGCGGTTTGCTCTACGTCACCGGAAAATGCTGGCCGACGTTGTTTGCGCTCAAAGTGGAGGGGATTTATCAGTAA
- a CDS encoding YicC/YloC family endoribonuclease, whose amino-acid sequence MTQSMTGYARVERVGEWGRVSWELRSVNHRYLDVQFRLPEEFRALEGELRQNAAAALSRGKVEATLRYQLSAEQNQSLELNLPRVQQLRAALDTLNAEFGPVSVPDPLRLLSFSGVMQESAPDFAPLVEAAQDLFSEALTAFTASRASEGERMAAFMRERCTALAELVAQVRARYPQVRDQWMDKIKTRCAELGVELDPQRLAQETILAAQRLDVEEEMSRLESHIVEVQKVLKRNEAVGRRLDFLMQEFNREANTTGSKSQDAEMTRCAVEMKVIIEQLREQVQNIE is encoded by the coding sequence ATGACGCAAAGCATGACCGGGTACGCGCGCGTGGAACGCGTGGGCGAATGGGGACGGGTGAGCTGGGAGCTGCGTTCGGTCAACCATCGTTATCTGGATGTGCAGTTTCGTCTGCCTGAGGAGTTTCGCGCGCTCGAAGGCGAGCTGCGCCAGAACGCCGCCGCTGCGCTGTCGCGCGGCAAGGTTGAAGCCACACTGCGCTATCAGCTCAGCGCCGAACAGAATCAGAGCCTTGAACTCAACCTGCCGCGCGTGCAACAACTGCGCGCGGCGCTGGACACCCTGAACGCCGAATTTGGCCCGGTCAGCGTGCCCGACCCGCTGCGCTTGCTGAGCTTTTCCGGGGTGATGCAAGAATCCGCACCCGACTTTGCCCCGCTGGTCGAAGCGGCCCAAGATCTGTTCAGCGAAGCCCTGACCGCCTTCACCGCCTCACGCGCCAGCGAAGGCGAGCGCATGGCCGCGTTCATGCGGGAACGCTGTACGGCACTCGCCGAACTGGTGGCGCAAGTGCGCGCGCGCTATCCGCAGGTGCGCGATCAGTGGATGGACAAGATCAAAACCCGCTGCGCCGAACTGGGCGTGGAACTCGATCCGCAGCGGCTGGCGCAGGAAACCATCCTCGCCGCACAACGGCTGGATGTGGAAGAAGAAATGTCACGGCTCGAAAGCCACATCGTTGAAGTGCAAAAAGTGCTCAAGCGCAATGAAGCCGTCGGCCGCCGTCTCGACTTTTTGATGCAGGAGTTCAACCGCGAAGCCAACACCACCGGCTCCAAGTCGCAAGATGCCGAAATGACCCGTTGCGCAGTGGAGATGAAAGTCATCATCGAACAGCTCCGCGAACAAGTGCAGAACATCGAATAA
- the gmk gene encoding guanylate kinase produces the protein MNSGHLYILSAPSGGGKSSLANALLPRLAAHGITASLSVSYTTRAPRQGEQDGVHYHFVDDATFTRMIAGDAFLEHAQVFDRHYGTGRARTQQLLDAGHDVILDIDWQGARQVRARFDHVRSIFILPPSVTELERRLRGRSQDDDAVIARRMQAARSEMSHYDEYDQLIINDDFARALEQLAAVFIAPRTAVDAQQKNHARLIAELLA, from the coding sequence ATGAACAGCGGCCATCTTTACATTCTCTCCGCGCCCAGCGGCGGCGGCAAAAGCAGCCTTGCCAACGCCCTGCTACCCAGACTCGCTGCGCACGGTATCACCGCCAGCCTTTCGGTTTCGTACACCACGCGCGCGCCGCGCCAGGGCGAACAGGACGGCGTGCATTACCACTTTGTGGACGATGCAACGTTTACCCGGATGATCGCGGGCGATGCGTTTCTGGAACACGCCCAGGTGTTTGATCGCCACTACGGCACTGGCCGCGCGCGCACCCAACAACTGCTGGATGCCGGGCATGACGTGATTCTGGACATCGACTGGCAGGGCGCGCGCCAGGTGCGCGCGCGCTTTGACCATGTGCGCAGCATTTTCATTCTGCCGCCCAGCGTGACCGAACTGGAACGCCGCCTGCGCGGGCGCAGCCAGGACGATGACGCGGTGATTGCGCGGCGCATGCAGGCTGCACGCAGCGAGATGTCGCATTACGACGAATACGATCAGCTGATCATCAACGACGACTTTGCGCGCGCGCTGGAACAGCTTGCAGCGGTTTTCATCGCCCCGCGCACCGCCGTCGATGCACAGCAAAAAAACCATGCCCGGCTGATCGCAGAATTGCTCGCCTGA
- the rpoZ gene encoding DNA-directed RNA polymerase subunit omega produces MARVTVEDCLALIPNQFELTLVAAKRARQLARGAEAHLPWGSHKSTVLSLREIAEGRVTRSVLDEVDLPAIGQPKMELEALDPSYDA; encoded by the coding sequence ATGGCTCGCGTCACCGTTGAAGATTGCCTTGCACTGATTCCCAACCAATTTGAACTGACCCTGGTTGCGGCCAAGCGCGCGCGCCAGTTGGCACGCGGCGCAGAAGCGCACCTGCCCTGGGGCAGTCACAAATCCACCGTCTTGTCCCTGCGCGAAATCGCGGAAGGCCGAGTCACCCGCAGCGTGCTCGATGAAGTTGATCTGCCCGCCATCGGCCAGCCCAAGATGGAACTCGAAGCCCTCGATCCGTCTTACGACGCCTGA
- a CDS encoding DUF4382 domain-containing protein: MQYIMGNTGKALAVALLGLLLGGCNEGRITVSVTDAPVDEAQAVVIQFSSVSFERSDGSRHTVDLDPPRQLDLRQLSGGLSEALLLEQVLDNDRYRAIELGIDADGSGQSYVDFVDGRRLPLVLPEARRGDLRVPVEFDIEETSNIGFTVDFDLRRSLAKATATEVELQPALRGVFDARTGTLKGQVNPTLIGSGCVPAVYLYSGRNVTPDDIGGRGSQPLTSATVTADGGQWRYALGFIEAGEYTVALTCSAHLDALDQDDDLPFVARRNEVRVAAGSSSVADF, translated from the coding sequence ATGCAATACATCATGGGTAATACCGGCAAGGCACTGGCTGTGGCACTGCTGGGCTTGTTGCTGGGCGGGTGCAACGAAGGGCGGATCACGGTTTCGGTGACCGATGCGCCGGTGGATGAGGCACAGGCGGTGGTCATCCAGTTCAGCAGCGTCAGCTTTGAGCGCAGCGACGGCAGCCGCCATACGGTGGATCTCGATCCGCCCCGGCAGCTCGATCTGCGCCAGCTCAGCGGCGGCCTCAGCGAGGCACTGCTGCTGGAGCAGGTTCTCGACAATGACCGTTACCGCGCGATCGAGTTGGGGATCGATGCCGATGGCAGCGGTCAGTCCTACGTCGATTTTGTCGATGGCCGGCGTCTGCCGCTGGTGTTGCCCGAGGCGCGGCGCGGCGACCTGCGGGTGCCGGTGGAGTTCGACATCGAAGAAACCAGCAACATCGGTTTTACGGTGGACTTTGACCTGCGCCGGTCGCTGGCAAAGGCCACCGCCACCGAGGTTGAGCTGCAACCGGCGCTGCGGGGTGTTTTTGATGCCCGCACCGGCACGCTCAAAGGCCAGGTCAACCCGACATTGATCGGCAGTGGCTGCGTTCCGGCGGTGTATCTGTACAGTGGCCGCAATGTCACCCCCGACGATATTGGCGGGCGAGGGTCGCAACCGCTGACGTCCGCAACGGTCACTGCGGATGGCGGTCAGTGGCGTTATGCGCTGGGTTTTATCGAAGCGGGCGAGTACACCGTGGCGCTGACCTGTTCGGCGCATCTGGACGCGCTGGATCAGGATGACGATCTGCCCTTTGTGGCGCGACGCAATGAGGTGCGCGTGGCGGCGGGCAGCAGCAGCGTGGCCGATTTTTGA
- a CDS encoding DUF885 family protein: MYCESFALPPGLHLIRQLRIALAAAAIGLAGCATPSVPAPKVSASGVDSALAQPLRNLTQTQRINAWFDQQYEAQLRFSPTTLTFLGRPELKDQLDDFSIEAEQRQLQWQAQSVAQMQAQFQRSALDAEARRSWDLWLYQYRLSEQGAAFRVNQYVFDQMNGAQSSLPTFMINFHSVETLADVQAYIARLRQFDRALGQLLARAQQAAQQGIRPPRFAYEGVIEQSRKIIRGAPFEDGEDSSLWADIQAKIDRLLESGTLDSPQATSLKAQARAALIEHVQPAYGALIDWFTEDLPNTRVNPSGVASQPRGAAYYQYQLAANTSTPMTAEAIHQLGLDEVARLRNEMLALKQRIGFEGDLAAFNAYLNSDDPRFRYPDTDAGRQAYLDKATAVIANIEKSLPTWFGVLPKADLVVKRVEPFRERDGAAQHYYPGAVDGSRPGIYYIHLSDMTAMPKTALEVIAYHEGLPGHHMQISIAQELTGLPRFRTQSFFTAYTEGWGLYAEWLARQMPGTYRDPYSDFGRLTAEMWRAVRLVVDTGLHAKGWTEQQAVDYFQANAPVPLTTIRSEVQRYLIMPGQATAYKIGMIKIQQLRSKAEAALGEYFDIRRFHDAVLGSGALPLALLEQRIDEWIASERHAIEQAGLPRLAG; this comes from the coding sequence ATGTACTGCGAAAGCTTCGCCCTGCCGCCCGGTCTGCATCTGATCCGGCAACTGCGGATCGCATTGGCGGCGGCTGCCATCGGCCTTGCCGGTTGTGCCACGCCTTCGGTGCCGGCGCCGAAGGTGTCTGCCTCAGGGGTGGACAGTGCGCTGGCCCAGCCGCTGCGCAATCTCACCCAGACCCAGCGCATCAATGCCTGGTTTGACCAGCAATATGAGGCGCAGCTGCGCTTCAGCCCGACCACGCTGACCTTTCTGGGGCGTCCGGAGCTGAAGGATCAGCTGGATGATTTTTCGATCGAGGCGGAGCAGCGCCAGTTGCAATGGCAGGCGCAAAGCGTGGCGCAGATGCAGGCGCAGTTTCAGCGCTCGGCACTGGATGCCGAGGCTCGGCGGTCGTGGGATTTGTGGCTTTACCAATACCGGCTGAGCGAGCAGGGTGCGGCGTTTCGGGTCAACCAGTATGTGTTTGATCAGATGAACGGCGCGCAGTCCTCGCTGCCGACATTCATGATCAACTTTCACAGCGTCGAGACGCTGGCCGATGTACAGGCGTATATCGCGCGGCTGCGCCAGTTCGATCGTGCCCTGGGACAGCTTTTGGCGCGCGCGCAGCAGGCGGCGCAGCAGGGGATCCGGCCGCCTCGTTTTGCCTATGAAGGGGTGATTGAGCAATCGCGCAAGATCATCCGTGGCGCGCCGTTCGAGGACGGCGAGGATTCTTCGCTGTGGGCCGATATTCAGGCCAAGATCGACCGCCTGCTTGAAAGCGGCACACTCGATTCGCCGCAGGCGACGAGTCTCAAGGCGCAGGCGCGCGCGGCCTTGATCGAGCATGTACAGCCTGCCTATGGGGCGCTGATCGACTGGTTTACCGAGGATTTGCCCAATACCCGGGTCAATCCCAGCGGTGTCGCCAGCCAGCCCCGGGGAGCGGCGTATTACCAATACCAGCTGGCGGCGAATACCTCGACGCCGATGACTGCCGAGGCGATCCATCAGCTCGGGCTGGATGAGGTGGCGCGGCTGCGCAATGAGATGCTGGCGCTCAAGCAGCGCATTGGTTTTGAAGGTGATCTGGCGGCATTCAATGCGTATCTGAACAGCGACGATCCCCGCTTTCGCTATCCCGATACCGACGCCGGGCGGCAGGCGTATCTGGACAAGGCCACAGCGGTGATTGCCAACATCGAAAAATCGCTGCCGACCTGGTTTGGCGTGCTGCCCAAGGCCGATCTGGTGGTCAAGCGCGTGGAGCCGTTCCGCGAGCGTGATGGCGCCGCGCAGCACTACTATCCCGGTGCTGTGGATGGTTCGCGCCCCGGCATTTACTACATTCACCTGTCGGACATGACGGCGATGCCGAAAACGGCGCTGGAAGTCATCGCCTATCACGAAGGTCTGCCGGGGCATCACATGCAGATCTCGATCGCCCAGGAACTGACCGGCTTGCCCCGATTCCGCACCCAGTCATTCTTTACCGCCTATACCGAAGGCTGGGGGCTGTATGCCGAGTGGCTGGCGCGGCAGATGCCCGGCACCTATCGCGATCCGTATTCCGATTTTGGACGGCTCACAGCCGAGATGTGGCGCGCGGTGCGTCTGGTGGTGGATACCGGCCTGCATGCCAAGGGCTGGACCGAGCAGCAGGCGGTGGATTATTTCCAGGCCAATGCGCCGGTGCCACTGACCACCATCCGATCCGAAGTGCAGCGCTATCTGATCATGCCGGGGCAGGCCACTGCGTATAAAATCGGCATGATCAAGATCCAGCAACTGCGCAGCAAGGCCGAGGCCGCGTTGGGCGAGTATTTTGATATCCGTCGCTTTCACGATGCGGTGCTGGGCAGCGGGGCGCTGCCGCTGGCCTTGCTGGAGCAACGCATCGACGAGTGGATCGCCAGCGAAAGGCACGCAATTGAACAGGCCGGGCTGCCCCGGCTCGCGGGGTAA
- a CDS encoding histone deacetylase family protein, with translation MCPAIACAADAPSRRNDPGGLCAPLAWFSHPLCLRHRIAADHPESPQRLAAIEDRLIASGIDGFIDRHRAPEASREQLLRAHSAAHVDFVLAQQNIGARTVVVDDDTAFTEYTAAAALRAAGAGVAAVEHVLQNPGQLAFCAVRPPGHHAERARAMGFCFFNNIAVAAQHALHLGLQRVAIIDFDVHYGNGTADIFRHQPRVLLLSSYEHPLYPYWLGAPESPNLVDVPLPAGTRGAAYRQAVSAAWLPALARAAPELILVSAGFDAHSADPMADLLLEYDDYRWLGAFIQAAAARTAQQRVVAMLEGGYDTTALARSVEAFISPWVQA, from the coding sequence ATGTGTCCTGCCATTGCCTGCGCCGCTGACGCGCCGTCCAGACGCAACGACCCCGGCGGCCTGTGCGCACCGCTGGCGTGGTTCAGTCATCCGCTGTGCCTGCGCCACCGCATCGCCGCTGATCACCCGGAATCGCCGCAGCGTTTGGCGGCGATTGAAGACCGCCTGATCGCCAGCGGCATCGATGGCTTTATCGACCGCCACCGCGCGCCCGAGGCCAGCCGCGAACAGCTCTTGCGCGCGCACAGCGCCGCCCATGTGGACTTTGTGCTGGCGCAGCAAAACATCGGCGCGCGCACGGTGGTGGTGGATGACGACACCGCTTTTACCGAGTACACCGCCGCCGCTGCACTGCGCGCCGCCGGTGCGGGCGTGGCCGCCGTTGAGCATGTGTTGCAAAACCCCGGACAACTGGCTTTTTGTGCGGTGCGCCCGCCCGGCCATCACGCCGAGCGCGCGCGCGCGATGGGCTTTTGCTTTTTCAACAACATTGCCGTGGCCGCCCAGCACGCGCTGCATCTGGGTTTGCAGCGGGTGGCGATCATTGATTTTGATGTGCACTACGGCAACGGAACGGCGGATATTTTTCGCCACCAGCCGCGTGTGTTGCTGCTGTCCAGCTACGAGCACCCGCTGTATCCGTATTGGCTGGGCGCGCCGGAGTCACCCAATCTGGTGGATGTGCCGCTGCCCGCAGGCACGCGCGGCGCGGCGTATCGACAGGCGGTGAGTGCGGCGTGGCTGCCAGCACTGGCGCGCGCGGCACCGGAGCTGATTTTGGTCTCTGCCGGATTTGACGCCCACAGCGCCGACCCGATGGCCGATTTGCTATTGGAATACGACGATTACCGCTGGCTCGGTGCGTTCATCCAGGCCGCCGCCGCGCGCACCGCGCAGCAGCGCGTGGTGGCGATGCTCGAAGGCGGCTACGACACCACCGCGCTGGCGCGCAGCGTGGAGGCGTTTATCTCGCCGTGGGTGCAGGCATGA